In Burkholderia sp. WP9, a genomic segment contains:
- a CDS encoding FAD/FMN-binding oxidoreductase, with protein MNAPQVFDPHGAAAAVAADPEARLREIPYNYTSFSDREIVIRLLGDAAWAALAELRAERRTGRSARMLYEVLGDIWVVRRNPYLQDDLLDNPKRRAMLIEALHHRLSEIEKRRRADLTEHGDEAGVDRAARVETLVQAARRAVDEFASEFQKTYDLRKRATKVLGKVTEKDNIKFDGLSRVSHVTDATDWRVEYPFVVLTPDTEAEIAGMIKACFELGLTVIPRGGGTGYTGGAVPLTPFSAVINTEKLEQLGAVEMTELPGVDRKVATIFSGAGVVTRRVTEAAEQAGFVFAVDPTSLDASCVGGNVAMNAGGKKAVLWGTALDNLAWWRMVDPEGNWLEVTRLDHNMGKIHDIEVARFELKWFDGNYAPGEKLLRTEALDIKGRVFRKEGLGKDVTDKFLAGLPGVQKEGCDGLITSARWVLHKMPAHTRTVCLEFFGQARDAIPSIVEIKDYLFETSKQGGAILAGLEHLDERYLRAVGYATKSKRNAFPKMVLIGDIVGDDADAVAQATSEVVRMANGKSGEGFVAVNAEARKRFWLDRSRTAAIAKHTNAFKINEDVVIPLDRMGEYTDGIERINIELSIKNKLQLVDALEAFFQAGKLPLGKSDDANEIPSAELLEDRVQQALDLLKRVRTRWEFLRDKLDLSLREAQHYLVGLGYEALAEKFADRADAQPDATVFHVTQDRTIRVSWKQEIRAELRQIFNGGEFKPILEEAQAIHKQVLRGRVFVALHMHAGDGNVHTNLPVNSDNYEMLQDAHTAVARIMKLARSLDGVISGEHGIGITKLEFLTEDEISEFRQYKQRVDPHGRFNAGKLLEGADLRNAYTPSFGLMGYESLIMQQSDIGAISESIKDCLRCGKCKPVCATHVPRANLLYSPRNKILATSLLVEAFLYEEQTRRGVSIKHWDEFNDVADHCTVCHKCVTPCPVKIDFGDVTMNMRNLLRKMGKKKFNPGNAAGMFFLNATNPQTINLARTAMMGVGYKAQRLGNEVLKKFAKKQTAHPPATVGKPPVTQQVIHFMNKKMPGNLPKKTARALLDIEDNKIVPIIRNPKTTTADTEAVFYFPGCGSERLFSQVGLATQAMLWEAGVQTVLPPGYLCCGYPQRGSGQFDKAEQIVTDNRVLFHRVANTLNYLDIKTVVVSCGTCYDQLAGYEFEKIFPGCRIIDIHEFLLEKGMKLDGVNGVRYMYHDPCHTPIKTMDPVKLVNQLMGSEKDGYKIEKNDRCCGESGTLAVTRPDISTQVRFRKEEEIRKGAAKLRGIPLVAEAGANGINPANASAGSAGAPDGSVLKAGDGPQPKGATDVKILTSCPSCLQGLSRYNEDAGIEADYIVVEMARHVLGEDWMVDYVQRANNGGIERVLV; from the coding sequence ATGAACGCACCTCAAGTTTTCGATCCGCACGGGGCCGCCGCTGCGGTGGCCGCCGATCCCGAAGCGCGTCTGCGCGAAATTCCCTATAACTACACGTCGTTCTCCGACCGTGAAATCGTTATCCGCCTGCTAGGTGACGCCGCCTGGGCCGCGCTTGCCGAACTGCGCGCGGAACGCCGCACCGGCCGTTCGGCGCGGATGCTGTACGAAGTGCTCGGCGACATCTGGGTGGTGCGCCGCAATCCGTATCTGCAGGACGACCTGCTCGACAACCCAAAGCGCCGCGCGATGCTGATCGAGGCGCTGCATCACCGTTTGAGTGAGATCGAGAAGCGCCGCCGCGCCGATCTGACCGAACACGGCGATGAAGCGGGCGTGGATCGCGCCGCGCGCGTCGAAACGCTGGTTCAGGCCGCGCGCCGCGCCGTCGACGAATTCGCTAGCGAATTCCAGAAGACCTACGATCTGCGCAAGCGCGCGACCAAGGTGCTGGGCAAGGTCACGGAAAAGGACAACATCAAGTTCGACGGACTGTCCCGCGTCTCGCACGTGACCGACGCGACCGACTGGCGCGTCGAATATCCGTTCGTGGTGCTCACGCCGGATACTGAAGCCGAGATCGCCGGCATGATCAAGGCGTGTTTCGAACTCGGCCTGACCGTGATTCCGCGCGGAGGCGGCACGGGCTATACCGGCGGCGCGGTGCCGCTCACGCCGTTCTCCGCCGTCATCAATACCGAAAAGCTCGAACAGCTGGGCGCGGTCGAAATGACCGAATTGCCAGGCGTCGATCGTAAAGTCGCGACGATTTTCTCCGGCGCGGGCGTGGTCACGCGCCGCGTGACCGAGGCGGCCGAGCAGGCCGGCTTCGTGTTCGCCGTCGATCCGACCTCGCTGGATGCATCCTGCGTGGGCGGCAACGTCGCGATGAATGCGGGCGGCAAAAAGGCGGTGCTGTGGGGCACGGCGCTCGACAACCTCGCCTGGTGGCGCATGGTCGACCCGGAAGGGAATTGGCTCGAAGTCACGCGCCTCGACCACAACATGGGCAAGATTCACGACATCGAAGTCGCGCGTTTCGAGCTCAAATGGTTCGACGGCAATTACGCGCCGGGCGAAAAGCTGCTGCGCACGGAAGCGCTCGACATCAAGGGCCGCGTGTTCCGTAAGGAAGGTCTCGGCAAGGACGTTACGGACAAATTCCTCGCCGGTCTGCCGGGCGTGCAGAAAGAAGGCTGCGACGGGCTGATCACGTCCGCGCGCTGGGTGCTGCACAAGATGCCCGCGCATACGCGCACCGTCTGCCTCGAATTCTTCGGTCAGGCGCGCGATGCGATTCCGAGCATCGTCGAAATCAAGGATTATCTGTTCGAGACGTCGAAGCAGGGCGGCGCGATTCTCGCGGGCCTCGAGCATCTGGACGAGCGCTATCTGCGCGCGGTCGGCTACGCGACCAAGAGCAAGCGCAACGCGTTTCCGAAGATGGTGCTGATCGGCGACATCGTCGGCGACGATGCGGATGCGGTCGCGCAAGCCACCTCGGAAGTCGTGCGCATGGCCAACGGCAAGAGCGGCGAAGGCTTCGTTGCGGTCAATGCCGAGGCGCGCAAGCGTTTCTGGCTCGACCGCAGCCGCACGGCGGCAATCGCCAAGCACACCAACGCGTTCAAGATCAACGAAGACGTGGTGATTCCGCTCGACCGCATGGGCGAGTACACGGACGGCATCGAACGCATCAACATCGAGCTGTCGATCAAGAACAAGCTGCAACTGGTCGACGCGCTCGAAGCGTTCTTCCAGGCCGGCAAGCTGCCGCTCGGCAAGAGCGACGACGCCAACGAAATCCCGAGCGCCGAACTGCTCGAAGACCGCGTGCAGCAGGCTCTCGATCTGCTCAAGCGCGTGCGCACGCGTTGGGAATTCCTGCGCGACAAGCTCGATCTGTCGCTTCGTGAAGCGCAGCACTATCTGGTCGGTCTCGGTTACGAAGCGCTGGCGGAGAAGTTCGCCGACCGTGCGGACGCGCAGCCCGATGCCACCGTGTTCCATGTCACGCAGGACCGTACGATCCGCGTGTCGTGGAAGCAGGAAATTCGCGCCGAGTTGCGGCAGATCTTCAACGGCGGCGAGTTCAAGCCGATCCTCGAGGAAGCTCAGGCGATCCACAAGCAGGTGCTGCGCGGCCGCGTGTTCGTCGCGTTGCACATGCACGCGGGCGACGGCAACGTTCACACGAACCTGCCGGTCAACTCCGACAACTACGAGATGCTGCAGGACGCCCACACGGCAGTCGCGCGCATCATGAAGCTGGCGCGTTCGCTCGACGGCGTGATTTCCGGCGAGCACGGCATCGGCATCACCAAGCTCGAATTCCTGACGGAAGACGAGATCAGCGAGTTCCGCCAGTACAAGCAGCGCGTCGATCCGCATGGCCGTTTCAACGCGGGCAAGCTGCTCGAAGGCGCCGACCTGCGCAACGCCTACACGCCGTCGTTCGGCCTGATGGGCTATGAATCGCTGATCATGCAGCAGTCTGACATCGGCGCGATTTCCGAGTCGATCAAGGACTGTTTGCGTTGCGGCAAGTGCAAGCCGGTGTGCGCGACCCACGTGCCGCGCGCCAACCTGCTGTACAGCCCGCGCAACAAGATTCTCGCCACCTCGCTGCTGGTGGAGGCGTTCCTGTACGAAGAGCAGACCCGCCGCGGCGTGTCGATCAAGCACTGGGACGAGTTCAACGACGTCGCGGATCATTGCACCGTCTGTCATAAATGCGTGACGCCGTGCCCGGTGAAGATCGACTTCGGCGACGTCACCATGAACATGCGCAACCTGCTGCGCAAGATGGGCAAGAAGAAGTTCAATCCGGGCAACGCGGCCGGCATGTTCTTCCTCAACGCGACCAACCCGCAGACCATCAACCTCGCGCGCACCGCGATGATGGGCGTCGGCTACAAGGCGCAGCGCCTCGGCAACGAAGTGCTGAAGAAGTTCGCGAAGAAGCAGACGGCGCACCCGCCGGCAACGGTCGGCAAGCCGCCGGTCACGCAGCAGGTGATCCACTTCATGAACAAGAAGATGCCGGGCAACCTGCCGAAGAAGACCGCGCGCGCGTTGCTCGATATCGAGGACAACAAGATCGTCCCGATCATCCGCAATCCGAAGACGACCACCGCCGACACGGAAGCGGTGTTCTACTTCCCGGGCTGCGGCTCCGAGCGGCTGTTCTCGCAAGTGGGTCTCGCCACTCAGGCCATGCTGTGGGAAGCGGGCGTGCAAACCGTGCTGCCGCCAGGCTATCTGTGCTGCGGCTATCCGCAACGCGGGTCGGGCCAGTTCGACAAGGCCGAGCAGATCGTCACGGACAACCGCGTGCTGTTCCACCGCGTCGCCAATACGCTGAACTACCTCGACATCAAGACGGTGGTGGTGTCGTGCGGCACGTGCTACGACCAGCTAGCCGGCTACGAATTCGAGAAGATCTTCCCGGGCTGCCGGATTATCGACATCCACGAGTTTCTGCTGGAGAAAGGCATGAAGCTCGACGGCGTGAACGGCGTTCGCTACATGTATCACGACCCGTGCCACACGCCGATCAAGACGATGGACCCGGTCAAGCTCGTCAATCAGCTGATGGGCTCGGAGAAAGACGGCTACAAGATCGAGAAGAACGATCGCTGCTGCGGCGAGTCCGGCACGCTCGCGGTCACGCGTCCTGACATTTCGACGCAGGTCCGCTTCCGCAAGGAAGAGGAGATCCGCAAGGGCGCGGCGAAGCTGCGCGGCATTCCTTTGGTGGCCGAAGCCGGCGCGAACGGGATCAATCCGGCCAATGCGTCGGCCGGTTCGGCGGGCGCGCCGGACGGCTCCGTGCTGAAGGCCGGCGACGGTCCGCAGCCGAAGGGCGCCACCGACGTGAAGATTCTCACGAGCTGCCCGTCCTGCCTGCAAGGCCTGTCGCGGTACAACGAAGACGCGGGCATCGAGGCGGATTACATCGTCGTCGAGATGGCACGTCACGTGCTCGGTGAAGACTGGATGGTCGACTACGTGCAACGGGCGAACAATGGCGGAATCGAGCGCGTGCTGGTTTAA
- a CDS encoding RidA family protein yields MKRYGVEGGKGTGGQHMPFARAVEADGWLFVSGQTPMENGEVINGGIVEQSHKAIQNVFAILKEAGYGAEHVVRCGVWLDDPRDFASFNKVFREYFGENPPARACVVSSMVIDCRVEVDCVAYKKPTA; encoded by the coding sequence ATGAAGCGATATGGTGTTGAAGGCGGGAAGGGAACGGGCGGTCAGCATATGCCGTTTGCACGCGCGGTCGAAGCCGACGGCTGGCTGTTCGTGTCCGGCCAGACGCCGATGGAAAACGGCGAAGTGATCAACGGCGGCATCGTCGAACAATCGCATAAGGCGATCCAGAACGTGTTCGCGATTCTGAAGGAAGCCGGCTATGGCGCGGAGCATGTGGTCCGCTGCGGCGTGTGGCTGGATGATCCGCGCGACTTCGCGTCGTTCAACAAGGTGTTCCGCGAGTATTTCGGCGAGAACCCGCCAGCGCGCGCCTGCGTGGTTTCTTCGATGGTGATCGATTGCCGCGTCGAAGTGGACTGCGTGGCTTATAAGAAGCCCACGGCATAA
- a CDS encoding D-aminoacylase, whose translation MHSHPEAADTLIVGAQLYDGTGAPPVERDVAVRDGRIVAIGNLSNWLAEEVIEAEGRALAPGFIDVHTHDDTHVIRSPQMLPKITQGVTTVIVGNCGISASPVALKGDPPDPMNLLGERDAFQYPTFAAYVAAVNAARPAVNVGALIGHTALRSNQMDRLDRAATEQEIEGMRAQLEEALANGALGLSSGLAYGSAFAAPTEEVMALAEPLAAAGALYTTHMRTEFDAILEAMDEAYRVGRHAHVPVVISHLKCAGPSNWGRSVEVLKSLESASRLQPIGCDCYPYNRSSSTLDLKQVTGDIDITITWSEPHPEMAGKLIKEVAAEWGVTQQEAGKRLQPAGAVYHNMSEDDVRRILSHPATMVGSDGLPNDPLPHPRLWGAFPRVLGHYARDAGLLPLEEAVRKMTSLSARRFGLAQRGEVHIGYHADLVLFDPAKVRDAATFEKPQQAADGIDAVWVNGVLSYRDGEVTGERAGHFVARGAASKGDAHGAF comes from the coding sequence ATGCATTCGCATCCCGAAGCCGCCGATACGCTGATCGTCGGCGCGCAACTGTACGACGGCACGGGCGCGCCGCCAGTCGAGCGCGATGTCGCGGTTCGCGACGGCCGCATCGTCGCGATCGGCAATCTGTCGAACTGGCTCGCCGAAGAAGTGATCGAGGCCGAAGGCCGCGCGCTGGCGCCGGGTTTCATCGACGTTCACACGCACGACGACACGCATGTGATCCGTTCGCCGCAAATGCTGCCGAAGATTACGCAAGGCGTGACCACGGTGATCGTCGGCAATTGCGGTATCAGCGCGTCGCCGGTCGCGCTGAAGGGCGATCCGCCCGATCCGATGAACCTGCTTGGCGAGCGCGACGCGTTCCAGTATCCGACCTTCGCCGCGTATGTCGCAGCGGTGAATGCGGCGCGGCCGGCGGTGAACGTCGGCGCGCTGATCGGACATACGGCGTTGCGCAGCAACCAGATGGACCGGCTCGATCGCGCGGCGACCGAGCAGGAAATCGAGGGTATGCGCGCGCAACTCGAAGAAGCACTGGCGAATGGTGCGCTGGGTCTGAGTTCGGGGCTCGCATACGGTTCGGCGTTCGCCGCGCCGACCGAAGAAGTCATGGCGTTGGCCGAGCCGCTCGCTGCGGCCGGCGCGCTGTACACCACGCACATGCGCACCGAGTTCGACGCGATTCTCGAAGCGATGGACGAAGCGTATCGCGTGGGCCGTCACGCGCATGTTCCGGTGGTGATTTCGCATTTGAAGTGCGCGGGTCCGTCGAACTGGGGGCGTAGCGTCGAAGTGCTGAAGTCGCTGGAAAGCGCGAGCCGGTTGCAGCCGATCGGTTGCGATTGCTATCCGTACAACCGCAGTTCGTCAACGCTCGATCTGAAGCAGGTGACGGGCGACATCGACATCACGATTACGTGGTCCGAGCCGCATCCGGAGATGGCGGGCAAGCTGATCAAGGAGGTTGCGGCGGAGTGGGGCGTTACGCAGCAGGAAGCGGGCAAACGTTTACAGCCGGCGGGCGCGGTGTACCACAACATGTCCGAAGACGACGTGCGGCGCATCCTTTCGCATCCCGCCACCATGGTCGGCTCGGACGGCCTGCCGAACGATCCACTACCGCATCCGCGCTTGTGGGGCGCGTTTCCGCGCGTGCTCGGCCACTATGCGCGCGACGCCGGTTTGCTGCCGCTCGAAGAGGCGGTGCGCAAGATGACCAGCTTGTCGGCGCGGCGCTTTGGTCTGGCGCAGCGCGGCGAGGTGCATATCGGCTATCACGCCGATCTGGTGCTATTCGACCCGGCCAAGGTGCGCGACGCGGCGACGTTCGAAAAACCGCAACAGGCCGCCGACGGCATCGACGCGGTGTGGGTGAACGGCGTGCTGTCGTACCGCGACGGCGAAGTGACGGGCGAGCGCGCCGGTCACTTCGTGGCGCGCGGCGCGGCGTCGAAGGGTGACGCGCACGGCGCGTTCTGA
- the queF gene encoding NADPH-dependent 7-cyano-7-deazaguanine reductase QueF (Catalyzes the NADPH-dependent reduction of 7-cyano-7-deazaguanine (preQ0) to 7-aminomethyl-7-deazaguanine (preQ1) in queuosine biosynthesis) codes for MTPEQSPLGKASTYTEQYDASLLFPIARKNAREAIGIGAQLPFFGTDIWNAYELSWLNARGKPQIAVATFYVPADSPNIVESKSFKLYLGSFAQTAFESMDAVRDTIKRDVSASCGATVSVHLAAPYEFGKLQMEEFEGLSLDRLDLDTDIYQPDASLLKAALHEAPVEETLFSNLLKSNCPVTGQPDWGSVQIHYVGPQIDHAGLLRYIISYRNHTGFHEQCVEKIFLDVLKACKPVKLAVYARYTRRGGLDINPFRTNYNLPMPDNMRLARQ; via the coding sequence ATGACACCCGAACAATCACCGCTGGGTAAGGCCTCCACTTACACCGAACAATACGACGCTTCGCTGCTGTTTCCGATCGCGCGCAAAAATGCGCGCGAGGCGATCGGCATCGGCGCGCAGTTGCCGTTCTTCGGCACGGACATCTGGAATGCGTATGAGTTGTCCTGGCTGAACGCGCGCGGCAAGCCGCAAATCGCGGTGGCGACTTTCTACGTGCCGGCGGACTCGCCGAATATCGTCGAGTCGAAGTCGTTCAAGCTCTATCTCGGCTCATTCGCGCAGACTGCGTTCGAATCGATGGACGCAGTGCGCGACACGATCAAGCGCGACGTGTCCGCTTCGTGCGGCGCGACCGTCTCCGTTCATCTGGCCGCGCCCTATGAGTTCGGCAAATTGCAGATGGAAGAATTCGAAGGCTTGTCGCTCGACCGGCTGGATCTGGATACCGATATCTATCAGCCGGACGCATCGTTGCTGAAAGCGGCGCTGCATGAAGCGCCGGTCGAAGAAACGCTGTTCTCCAACTTGCTGAAGTCGAATTGCCCGGTGACGGGCCAGCCCGATTGGGGCAGCGTGCAGATTCATTATGTAGGCCCGCAGATCGATCACGCGGGCTTGCTGCGCTACATCATCTCGTACCGCAATCACACGGGGTTTCATGAACAGTGTGTCGAGAAAATTTTTCTCGATGTGCTGAAAGCCTGCAAGCCGGTGAAGCTCGCAGTGTACGCACGTTATACGCGGCGCGGCGGACTGGACATCAATCCGTTCCGCACGAATTACAACTTGCCGATGCCGGACAATATGCGTCTGGCCCGACAGTAA
- a CDS encoding MurR/RpiR family transcriptional regulator yields MNSTAEPLAFDIVARIAECAPELRSAERKVAALILDDLTGASRASIGALAQQAEVSVATVTRFAKAVGCRDVRELKLRLAQAAAVGQRFLQPGSAGDAPEPIATRVFDELQTALAHNHQLLRQAPLGEAAAALRAARMIYVFGMGGGSTALADEMRFRLVRLGRPVATYQDGLLQRMVASTVSRECVVIALSTTGRVPEMVENCKIARSYGATVIALTAPASPLARLADWVIPIVAFETDFIYKPSSSRYAMMMALDVLVTELAVSQGDESRELLRRMKHALDTHRGGGDRQPLGD; encoded by the coding sequence ATGAACTCAACCGCCGAACCGCTGGCTTTCGACATCGTTGCGCGCATCGCCGAATGCGCGCCGGAACTGCGCTCGGCTGAGCGCAAGGTTGCCGCGCTGATTCTCGACGATCTCACGGGCGCTTCGCGCGCCAGCATCGGCGCGCTCGCGCAGCAGGCCGAGGTGAGCGTGGCGACCGTGACGCGCTTTGCCAAGGCTGTGGGTTGCCGCGACGTGCGCGAACTCAAGCTGCGGCTCGCACAGGCTGCTGCGGTCGGTCAGCGCTTCCTGCAGCCGGGCAGCGCGGGCGACGCGCCCGAGCCGATCGCGACCCGTGTGTTCGACGAATTGCAAACCGCGCTGGCGCACAACCATCAATTGCTGCGTCAGGCGCCGCTCGGCGAAGCGGCGGCCGCTTTGCGCGCTGCGCGCATGATCTACGTGTTCGGCATGGGCGGCGGTTCCACCGCGCTCGCCGACGAAATGCGCTTTCGGCTCGTGCGCCTCGGCCGGCCCGTCGCGACCTATCAGGACGGCTTGCTGCAGCGCATGGTGGCCAGCACCGTGTCGCGTGAATGCGTGGTGATCGCGCTCTCCACGACCGGGCGCGTGCCCGAGATGGTCGAGAACTGCAAGATCGCGCGCAGCTATGGCGCGACGGTGATCGCGTTGACCGCGCCGGCTTCGCCGCTCGCGCGGCTGGCCGATTGGGTCATTCCGATCGTCGCCTTTGAAACCGACTTCATTTACAAGCCGTCGTCGTCGCGCTACGCAATGATGATGGCGCTCGATGTGCTCGTCACCGAACTCGCCGTCAGTCAGGGCGACGAGAGCCGCGAATTGCTGCGCCGCATGAAGCACGCACTCGACACGCACCGCGGCGGCGGCGATCGACAACCGTTAGGAGACTGA
- the ilvA gene encoding threonine ammonia-lyase, biosynthetic has protein sequence MASHDYLKKTLTARVYDVARETELERAPNLSARLRNPVYLKREDNQPVFSFKVRGAYNKMAHIPSEALERGVITASAGNHAQGVALSAARMGVKAIIVVPVTTPQVKVDAVRSHGGPTVEVVQFGESYSDAYGHAVKLQEERGLTFVHPFDDPYVIAGQGTVAMEILSQHQGPIHAIFVPIGGGGLAAGVAAYVKSVRPEIKVIGVQTDDSCAMAASLKAGERVTLNEVGLFSDGTAVKLVGEETFRLCSEYLDDVLLVNTDALCAAIKDVFQDTRSVLEPAGSLAVAGAKQYAEREGIENQTLIAITSGANMNFDRMRFVAERAEVGEAREAVFAVTIPEERGSFRRFCELVGTRSVTEFNYRIADANSAHIFVGVQIRNRSESAQIAGAFEAHGFATVDLTFDELSKQHIRYMVGGRSPLAHDERLFRFEFPERPGALMKFLSSMAPNWNISLFHYRNQGADYSSILVGIQVPVSENEAFDRFLATLGYPNWEETQNPVYRLFLA, from the coding sequence ATGGCCTCCCACGACTACCTGAAAAAAACCCTCACCGCGCGCGTCTACGACGTGGCCCGCGAGACCGAACTCGAACGCGCACCGAACCTGTCGGCACGGCTGCGCAATCCGGTCTACCTGAAGCGCGAGGACAACCAGCCGGTGTTCTCGTTCAAGGTGCGCGGCGCGTACAACAAGATGGCGCACATTCCTTCCGAGGCGTTGGAACGTGGCGTGATTACCGCGTCGGCGGGCAATCATGCGCAGGGTGTCGCGCTGTCGGCGGCGCGCATGGGCGTGAAGGCGATCATCGTGGTGCCGGTCACCACGCCGCAGGTGAAGGTCGATGCGGTGCGTTCGCACGGCGGCCCGACCGTCGAAGTCGTGCAGTTTGGCGAATCGTATAGCGATGCGTATGGACACGCGGTGAAGCTGCAGGAAGAGCGCGGCCTGACCTTCGTGCATCCGTTCGACGATCCGTATGTGATCGCCGGGCAAGGCACCGTCGCCATGGAGATTCTCAGTCAGCATCAGGGTCCGATTCACGCGATCTTCGTGCCGATCGGCGGCGGTGGGCTCGCCGCGGGCGTGGCTGCGTACGTGAAATCGGTGCGCCCGGAAATCAAGGTAATCGGCGTGCAGACCGATGATTCATGCGCAATGGCCGCGTCGCTGAAAGCCGGTGAGCGGGTTACGCTGAACGAAGTGGGTCTGTTCTCGGACGGCACGGCGGTGAAGCTGGTCGGCGAAGAAACCTTCCGTCTGTGCAGCGAATATCTCGACGACGTGCTGCTCGTGAACACAGATGCGCTATGTGCCGCGATCAAGGATGTCTTCCAGGATACCCGCAGCGTGCTGGAGCCCGCGGGTTCTTTGGCCGTAGCCGGTGCCAAGCAGTATGCGGAGCGCGAAGGCATCGAAAACCAGACGCTGATCGCGATCACGTCCGGTGCGAACATGAACTTCGACCGCATGCGCTTCGTGGCCGAACGCGCCGAAGTGGGTGAAGCGCGCGAAGCCGTGTTTGCCGTGACGATCCCCGAAGAGCGCGGCAGTTTCCGGCGTTTCTGCGAACTGGTGGGCACGCGCAGCGTCACCGAGTTCAACTATCGCATTGCGGATGCGAACTCCGCCCATATCTTCGTGGGCGTGCAGATCAGGAATCGCAGCGAATCGGCTCAGATCGCGGGTGCGTTCGAAGCGCACGGCTTCGCCACAGTGGACCTCACGTTCGACGAACTCTCCAAGCAACACATCCGCTATATGGTGGGCGGCCGCTCGCCGTTGGCACATGACGAACGCCTGTTCCGCTTCGAGTTTCCCGAGCGTCCGGGCGCGCTGATGAAATTCCTTTCGTCGATGGCGCCGAACTGGAATATCAGCCTGTTCCACTACCGCAACCAGGGCGCGGACTACAGCTCGATTCTGGTCGGCATCCAGGTGCCGGTGAGCGAGAACGAGGCCTTTGATCGCTTTCTCGCCACGCTCGGCTATCCGAACTGGGAAGAGACGCAGAACCCGGTGTATCGCTTATTCCTCGCCTGA
- a CDS encoding 5'-nucleotidase: MALSLVDKLVVAISSRALFDFEEENRVYEEGDLQAYEALQRDRLAVPAKPGVAFPLIRKLLALNAGGHRVEVVILSRSDPISGLRAFHSCREYGLAIERGVFTRGRAPFGYLKPLNASLFLSANQEDVRDALAAGFPAARVLPESAKMASKYPDEIRIAFDGDAVLFSDEAERVFQKDGLRAFVGHEIHNKDLPLADGPLKPLLEALHRLQKLADEAAPMHIRTALVTARSAPAHERAIRTLMAWNIEIDEAMFLGGLDKSAFLREFEPDFFFDDQIGHCESARVVTATGHVLSGIVNAS; encoded by the coding sequence ATGGCTCTTTCGCTTGTCGACAAACTGGTGGTGGCAATCTCGTCGCGCGCGCTGTTCGACTTCGAGGAAGAGAACCGCGTGTACGAGGAAGGCGATCTGCAAGCCTATGAAGCATTGCAGCGCGATCGCCTTGCCGTGCCCGCCAAACCGGGCGTGGCGTTTCCGCTGATCCGCAAACTGCTGGCGTTGAATGCGGGCGGACATCGCGTCGAAGTGGTGATCCTCTCGCGCAGCGATCCGATCAGCGGATTGCGGGCGTTCCATTCGTGCCGGGAATACGGGCTCGCCATCGAACGCGGCGTGTTTACTCGCGGACGCGCGCCGTTTGGCTATCTGAAGCCGTTGAACGCGTCGCTGTTTCTGTCGGCGAATCAGGAGGACGTGCGCGACGCGCTCGCCGCTGGATTTCCCGCCGCGCGCGTCTTGCCGGAATCGGCGAAAATGGCGAGCAAGTATCCCGACGAAATCCGCATTGCCTTCGACGGCGACGCCGTCCTGTTTTCCGACGAAGCCGAGCGCGTGTTCCAGAAAGACGGTTTGCGCGCGTTCGTCGGCCACGAGATTCACAACAAGGATCTGCCGCTCGCGGACGGCCCGCTGAAGCCGTTGCTCGAAGCGCTGCACCGGCTGCAAAAACTCGCGGATGAAGCCGCGCCCATGCATATTCGTACGGCATTGGTGACGGCGCGCTCGGCGCCCGCGCACGAGCGCGCGATCCGCACTTTAATGGCGTGGAACATTGAAATCGACGAAGCGATGTTCCTCGGCGGCCTCGACAAGAGCGCATTTCTGCGCGAGTTCGAGCCGGACTTTTTCTTCGACGACCAAATTGGCCACTGCGAATCGGCCCGCGTCGTGACGGCGACGGGGCACGTGCTGAGTGGCATCGTGAACGCATCATGA